A region of Vigna radiata var. radiata cultivar VC1973A unplaced genomic scaffold, Vradiata_ver6 scaffold_70, whole genome shotgun sequence DNA encodes the following proteins:
- the LOC106779935 gene encoding protein SHI RELATED SEQUENCE 2-like yields the protein MADLFSLGGGRGTNNNQQDNTTNNNEIPVAETLFWYSKTDDISSYQGFELWNQQQEQHVMPPYARPLLPSRGISDDHSSSRSTFVAMRAAKGGISCQDCGNQAKKDCPHMRCRTCCKSRGYECQTHVKSTWVPASKCRECRSGGGGGGGGDGSGGGDGGGDLTMMFLQR from the exons ATGGCGGATTTGTTCTCATTAGGTGGAGGGAGAGGAACTAACAACAACCAACAAGACAACACTACTAACAACAACGAGATTCCTGTAGCTGAGACCCTATTCTGGTATAGCAAAACCGACGACATTTCATCCTACCAAGGGTTCGAGCTATGGAACCAGCAGCAGGAGCAGCATGTGATGCCACCGTATGCGCGCCCTCTCCT ACCCAGTCGAGGCATCTCCGATGATCACTCCTCGTCTAGATCAACGTTTGTGGCGATGCGCGCGGCGAAAGGTGGAATAAGCTGCCAGGACTGCGGGAACCAAGCCAAAAAAGATTGTCCACACATGCGGTGCAGAACGTGCTGCAAGAGCCGCGGCTACGAGTGCCAAACCCATGTCAAAAGCACTTGGGTTCCTGCTTCCAAATGTCGTGAGTGTCGCAgcggaggtggaggtggaggcgGAGGAGACGGAAGCGGAGGTGGAGACGGAGGTGGGGATCTTACAATGATGTTTTTGCAGAGATGA